TTCGTCCAGAAATGGAGGTGCTTATTATAATATTAATAAAGGGGATTTTGTTAGAGAGTTTGAATCAGTTGCATTTAGCTTAGATGTGAACGAGTTGTCAGAAATTTTTAAAACTGAGTATGGTTATCATATCGCCCAACTAATCCAAAGAAAAGGAAATAAAATTGATGTTAGACACATATTAATGACTCCAAAAATATCCAATAATGATATGCTCGCTGCGAAAGATTTTTTAGATTCACTAAGATTAGAGATTATTGATGATGAAATTAATTTTGAATCTGCTGCGAAAAAGTTTTCTTCTGATAAGAGTACAAGATACAACGGCGGCTTATTAATTAATCCAAATACAAATAATTCTTTTTTCACTCAGGATGATTTAGATCATGTTGTTTACAATGAAATATCAACAATTTCTGTTGGGTCTATAATAAAGCCTATTTATATAAAACTTGAAAATGGCGCTGAAGCGTATAGAATAATTAAACTTGTTGATAAGAAAGATGAACATATTGCTAATTTAGATGATGATTATGTGTTTTTGAAAAATTATTGTTTTCAATTAGAAAAAGAAGAGGTGTTGAAGGATTGGTATCAAAAAAATCTACCAAAATTACATGTTCAATTTACTGACAAATCAGTTGAGCATGACTTTTATAAAAATTTATTAGAACAATGAATAATAGTAAAGATATTAAATTAATAGACAAATTAGTTTCTAAATATACATTGGCAAATACTGAAATTTCTAAAGTTATTGTTGGACAAAATCAAGCTGTTAAACAAATATTAAGTACTATTTTTGTTGGAGGCCATGCTTTATTAATTGGAGTTCCTGGACTAGCAAAAACTTTATTAGTGAATACAATATCACAAATACTTGGTCTACAATTTAATCGTATTCAATTTACTCCCGACTTAATGCCTTCAGATATAATAGGTAGCGATGTGTTAGATAATGATAGACAATTTAAGTTTATTAAAGGACCAATTTTTTGTAATATTTTATTAGCCGATGAAATTAATCGCACTCCTCCAAAAACTCAATCTGCTTTACTTGAGGCCATGCAAGAAAAGACAATCACTGTAGGAGGACAGGCACATCATTTGTCTAGTCCTTTTTTTGTATTAGCCACTCAGAATCCAATCGAACAAGAGGGAACATACCCATTACCTGAGGCTCAGTTAGATAGATTTATGTATAGTATTTATTTAGACTACCCAACTCTTGAAGAGGAGGTTGATATAGTAAAAAGAACTACATTATCTAATTTAGCTGAAGTTAAATCATTATTTACAATTGAAGAGATATTAAATTATCAGAATTTAATTTTAGACATACCGGTAAATAATAATGTTATTCAATATGCAGTTGAATTAGTTCATAGAACTAGACCTAACCGTGATAAATCTTCTGATTATGTTAATAAGTATATAAGTTTTGGGGCTGGTCCAAGAGCTTCACAGTACTTGGTTTTAGGAGCAAAGTTTAATGCAATTTTAGCAGGAAAGTACTCTCCTGATATTGAAGATATTCAGCACGTTGCTTCATGGGTTTTAGCGCATCGATTAGTTAAAAATTACAAGGCTGAATCAGAGGGGGTTTCCACGTCAGATATTATAAAAAATCTAATTTAAATCTAACTGACCTAATATTTCTAAAGCAATTTTCCTAGTATTTTGTGGGGGGTATTTGTGATAGTGTGATATTTTTTTTTGAAATTTACTATCTTGTTTTAAAATTTTA
This genomic window from Flavobacteriales bacterium TMED191 contains:
- a CDS encoding AAA family ATPase, translating into MNNSKDIKLIDKLVSKYTLANTEISKVIVGQNQAVKQILSTIFVGGHALLIGVPGLAKTLLVNTISQILGLQFNRIQFTPDLMPSDIIGSDVLDNDRQFKFIKGPIFCNILLADEINRTPPKTQSALLEAMQEKTITVGGQAHHLSSPFFVLATQNPIEQEGTYPLPEAQLDRFMYSIYLDYPTLEEEVDIVKRTTLSNLAEVKSLFTIEEILNYQNLILDIPVNNNVIQYAVELVHRTRPNRDKSSDYVNKYISFGAGPRASQYLVLGAKFNAILAGKYSPDIEDIQHVASWVLAHRLVKNYKAESEGVSTSDIIKNLI